The following nucleotide sequence is from Actinomycetota bacterium.
GCGGGCAAGACGACGGTCCTCAAGAACATCGCGAACGGGATCATCAACTCGAGCCCGGACACCCACGTGATCATCCTGCTCGTCGACGAACGTCCCGAGGAGGTTACGGACTGGCAGCGGACCGTGCAGCCCGCGGAGGTCGTCTACTCCACGTTCGACAAGCCGCCGGACCAGCACATCCAGGTCACCGAGCTGGTCCTCGAGCGGGCCAAGCGCCTCGCCGAGATGGGCAAGGACGTCGCTATCATCCTCGACTCGATCACTCGGCTCGCGCGCGCGTACAACCTCGCCGCTCCGGCGTCCGGGAAGATCCTGTCGGGCGGTATCGACTCGACGGCGTTGTACCCACCGAGGCGGTTCTTCGGCGCCGCGCGGAACATCGAGGAGGGCGGCTCGGTGACGATCATCGCGAGCGCGCTCGTCGAGACCGGTTCGCGGATGGACGAGGGGATCTTCGAGGAGTTCAAGGGCACAGGGAACATGGAGATCCGTCTCGACCGCCAGATGGCAGAGAAGAGGCTGTTCCCGGCTATCAACGTCGAGGCCTCGAGCACGCGCAAGGAAGAGCTGCTCCTCCCGACCGAGGAGCTCGCGCTCGTGTGGCGGCTCCGCCGAGTTCTCCACGCACTCGACCCGGGCGCCGCGCTCGAGCTGCTCACGGACAAGATCCGCCAAACGAAGTCGAACGAGCAGTTCCTGAAGGAGATCGCCAAGGCGCCGTCCTGAGGTTCGGCGTCCACAGCCATCGAGGAGTGTTCGAAGTCATGAAGCAGAACATCCATCCCGAGTACAAGGTCGCGACGGTCCACTGTTCGTGCGGCAACACGTTCCAGACCCGCAGCACGAGGTCGGACCTGCGCGTCGAGATCTGCTCGAACTGCCACCCCTTCTACACGGGCAAGCAGAAGCTCGTGGACACGGGGGGGCGCGTCGAGCGCTTCCAGCGTCGCTACGCCAAGCAACAACAGCCGGGTTGATCCGGGTCGTGCTTCGGCGCGATCGATGACGCAGCGCGTGGCGGATGAGGTGGCCAAGCCCGAGCACTTCTACGGCGGCCAGGCCGTGGTTGAGGGCGTCATGATGCGGGGCCGCGACGTGTGGGCGGTGGCCATCCGGAGACCCGCAGGGGACATCCACGTCGAGTCGCACGACATCGATTCCGTCGCGAAGCGTCATCCGATCCTCCGCAAGCCGTTCCTGCGAGGGGTGATCGCGCTCGGGCAGGCGCTGGCGATCGGGTTCCGCGCGCTGTCGATCTCGGCGCGCGAGTCCGCGCCTGAAGACGAGCAGCTGACGTCGCGTCAGATGGCGGTCTCGTTCGTCATCGCCGCGGTGATCTTCAT
It contains:
- the rpmE gene encoding 50S ribosomal protein L31; translated protein: MKQNIHPEYKVATVHCSCGNTFQTRSTRSDLRVEICSNCHPFYTGKQKLVDTGGRVERFQRRYAKQQQPG